GCGCTGGCTCAGGCGACGCCGTCACCGTGGCGACAGGCGTGGCGCGCGCTGCGTCACAACCGGCTGGCGATGCTCTGCCTGCTGGCGCTGATTGTGATGGCTGTCTGGTGCGTTGTCGGGCCTATCTGGTCGCCGTGGAAAAACGACGCTACCGATGCACTGATGATCAACAAACCACCTGGTGCTGCGCACTGGCTGGGCACCGATTTCCTCGGGCGCGATGTCTACACCCGCCTGCTGTTGGCCGGACGTATTTCGCTGATTATTGGTCTGCTGACCATGCTGCTCTCCGTAGCGCTCGGCTACCTGCTTGGCGCCCTGTCGGGCTATGCGGGCGGCTGGACCGATAAAGTGATTATGCGGCTGGCGGATCTGGTGATGACCATCCCAAGCCTGCCGCTGCTGATTGTCGCCGGGGCGATGCTGTCGGAGCTCGATTTCCCCGCCGAATCGCGTATCTACATGGTGGTAGTGATGCTGAGTCTACTGGAGTGGCCGAAGCTGGCGCGGCTGGTGCGCGGGCAGATCCTCTCCCTGCGCGAGCGCGATTTTATGCTGGCCACCCAGGTGCTGGGCCTCTCCTCGCGTCGCCGTCTGTTTGGTCACCTGTTACCCAACACGGTGCCGATTCTGGTGGTGATGGCGACCATGGCGGTGGCGAATGCCATTTTGATGGAGTCGGCGCTCAGCTACCTTGGCATGGGCGTAGTACCGCCGACACCGTCGTGGGGCAATATGATGGATGCCGCCAACAGCCTGATCGATTTTCAACGCCGTCCGTGGCTGTGGATGCCGCCAGGGATTGCCATTTTTATTACCGTGATTGCCATTAACGTGCTGGGCGATGGCCTGCGCGATGCGCTCGATCCGAAGATGAAACGGAGCCTGAAATGAGCGAACCGCTGGTCACATTCAACCAACTTTCCGTCTCTTTCGCCGCAGAGCAGGGGCGCGTGCGCGCCGTGCAGGAGGTCTCCTTTGCCATTAAGGCCGGGCAGACTATCGGCGTAGTCGGTGAATCCGGCTGCGGAAAAAGCGTCACGGCGATGTCGCTGATGGGTTTGCTGCCACCGCAGGCGGCGCGCATCGATGGCGGGGAAATCCGCTTTCAGGGCGAGGATCTGCTGCGCCTGAAGCCGTCGAAAATGGCCGATCTGCGCGGCAACCAGCTGGCGATGATTTTCCAGGAGCCGATGACCGCCCTGAACCCGGTGCTGACCATCGGTGAGCAGCTGTGCGAGCCGCTGATCCGCCATCGTGGTCTGTCAGCGAAAGCGGCCTGGCAGCGCGCAACGCAATTAATTGCTGAAGTGGGGCTGGCCCGGGCAGAGAGCCTGATGAGCAGCTACCCGCATCAACTCTCCGGCGGCATGCTGCAACGCATCATGATTGCTATGGCACTGAGCTGCCAGCCGAAGCTGCTCATCGCCGATGAGCCAACTACCGCGCTGGATGTCACCGTGCAGGCGCAAATCCTGCGACTGTTGCGCGACCAGGCGCAGGCGCACCATATGGCGCTGATGTTGATCACTCACGATCTGGGCGTGATCGCACAGATGGCGGAGCATGTGGTGGTGATGTACGCCGGGCGGATTGTCGAGCAGGGGCCAACCGCCGACGTGTTACGTCATCCGCTGCACCCCTACACCAAAGGGCTGATCGCCTCGCGTCCGGTGCCGGGCGAGCGGCGGCGTCGGCTCTACTCGATTCCCGGCCAGGTGCCCGATCTGGCTGAACTGCCGCCGTGGTGCGCCTTTTACGATCGCTGCGAGCGCGCGACCGATGCCTGTCGGCGCGGCATTCCGCCGCTGATGGGCGACGAGACCCGGCAGGCGGCCTGTATTCACAGTGCGTTAACGGAGCCGCAGGCATGAGCGCAGAGTATGTGATTGAAGTTAACGACCTGAAGAAGTACTTCCCGCTGCGCGATGGGCTGTTTGGTCAGCAGACCGGAGAGGTGCGTGCGGTTGATGGCGTCAGTTTTAATATTCGCCCTGGCACTATTTTTGGCCTGGTCGGCGAATCCGGCAGCGGCAAAACTACCGTCGGACGTACGCTACTCGGGCTGTACGACAAAACCGCGGGCAGCGTGAAGTATCGCGGCCAGGAGCTGGGCGATCTCCCGGCGAAGGCGCTGCGCGCCCTGCGACCGAAAATCCAGCTGGTGTTTCAGGATCCCTACAGCTCGCTCAACCCGCGCATCCGCATCGGCGATGCGATTGGTGAAGCGATGCTGGAGCATAAGCTCTGCACCCGCGCAGAGCTGTATGACAAGGTGATTGCGGTGATGAAGATTTGCGGGCTGGCGCCGCAGCACTACAACCGCTTTCCCCATGAGTTTTCCGGCGGTCAGCGCCAGCGAATTGGCATTGCCCGCGCGCTGATCCTCAACCCCGACTTTATTATTGCCGACGAGCCGATTTCAGCGCTGGATGTCTCCATTCAGGCGCAGATTATCAACCTGTTCGCCGATCTTCGCGACGACTTCGGCGTCACGTTTCTCTTTATCTCCCACGATCTCGGCGTGGTCGAACATCTGTGCGATGACGTGGCGGTGATGTATCTCGGGCAACTGGTGGAGACCGCCAGCCGCGACACGCTCTTCAACCAGCCGCTGCACCCCTATACCCGCGCGCTGCTGGCCGCTGTGCCGACTCTCGATCCGCTGCGTGAGCCGGTAGCGGCAGTGCAGGGCGAGATCCCTGACCCTTCGCGACCGCCGCCGGGCTGCCGCTTTTCGTCGCGCTGCCCGCACGCCACGGAGATCTGCCGTGAACAGGCACCAGCGCTGCGTGAAGTGGCTTCCGGGCATCATGTTGCCTGCCACTGGGTGGATAAGATGTAGTGCCGCTTCGCCGTGCTTCCCCAGGCTGTTCTATGCTTATCAGTCCTGTCTGAAATCATGGGGAACACGGTACATGAGAGCACTTACTTATCACGGTTCACATAAAGTCAGCGTCGATAACCACCCCGATCCGATTATCCAGGCGGCGGATGATATTATCCTCCGCGTGACCGCGACGGCGATTTGCGGCTCGGATCTGCACCTTTATCACGGCAAAATCCCCGGTACGCATCACGGTGACATCTTCGGCCATGAGTTTATGGGCGAAGTGGTCGAGACCGGGGCTGGCGTGCATGCGGTCAGCAAGGGCGACCGGGTAGTGATCCCGTTTGTTATCGCCTGCGGCGAATGTTTTTTCTGTAAGCTCCATCAATACTCCGCCTGTTCGGAAACCAACGAAGGCAAAGGTGCGGCGCTAAACCGAAAAGGCATTACTCCGCCGGCGGCGCTGTTTGGCTACAGCGATCTCTATGGCGGTATTCCCGGCGGCCAGGCGGAGTATGTCCGCGTGCCGAAGGCCAACACCGGGCCGTTTAAAGTGCCGGATACGCTCTCTGACGAGAAGGTGCTGTTCCTCTCCGATATTCTGCCCACGGCCTGGCAGGCGGTAAAAAACGCCGAAATTAAACAGGGTTCAAGCGTGGCGATTTATGGCGCAGGCCCGGTCGGGCTGCTGTCGGCGGCGTGCGCGCGTCTGGAAGGGGCTGAACAGATTTTCATGATCGATGACAGCGACTACCGGCTCGCCTTCGCCCGCGACCGCTACGGCGTTATTCCCATCAACTTTGATAAGAATGACGATCCGGCGGCGTGGATTATTGAAAACACGCCGGGCCACCGCGGTGTTGATGCGGTGATTGATGCCGTGGGCTTTGAAGCCAAAGGCAGCACCACCGAAACGGTGCTCAGCACCCTGAAAATTGAGGGCAGCAGCGGCAAAGTGTTGCGCCAGGCGATTGCCGCCGTACGGCGCGGCGGGATTGTCAGCGTGCCGGGCGTCTACGCCGGGTTTATTCACGCCTTTATGTTTGGCGACGCCTTCGATAAGGGGCTGACCTTCAAAATGGGGCAGACTCACGTCCACTCATTCCTGCCGGATCTACTGCCGCTGATTGAGTCCGGCCATCTCAAACCGGAAGAGATTGTCACGCACCATATGCCGCTCGAAGAGGCCGCCCGCGGCTATGAGATCTTCGATAAGCATGCAGAAGATTGCCGCAAAGTGATCCTCGTTCCGGGGCTCAACGCCGCGAAAGCGACGATCTAACCCCGCCAATGCCCGGTTCGCCGGGCAGACAAGCAAAAAGCCCGGTGCACCGGGCTTTCAGGCATGTTTTAGCTCCTCGAAAAGCTCCGGATGCTTGTCCAGCGCCTTAAAGAGCAAAACTAAAGGTCTTGGCGGTGCAACACGTCCGGTTTCGTACCGGCTAAAGGCGTTTGCGCCACCGCCAAACATCTCTGCCGCCTGGCGCTGATCGAGATTAAACCGCTTTCGGATAGTGGCAATAAACTGAGGATCAACCTCTTCTGCGTTAACTTTGCGGACAAAAGCCGCAACCTGTTTTGAGTAAAGTTCACCGTTCAGACGGTCAAAAATGATCTCTCCACATGCGTCGCAGTAATCGCCTGCGATCGCAGTGAGCGTAGTCACTTTCCCTTTGTAACGGTATTCAATGTTGCGGGTGTCATATTTAAGTCCCGCAGCGCCGCAAACAGGGCATTTCATTTATCTCTCCTTAAATGACACGATCAGTACATCGTCAGAGACGATTAACTTTAGATAAAGTTTTTGCCTCTTCCAGACTGGCCGGTAAACATCGTGCCACACCGTATGATCGACATATGCCGTCATGCTTTTAAAAAAATCTTCTGAAGTGAGCGCCTGAATTACTGCGCACATCTCGTCAAATGGCGGTGGATTAAAGCCTAATTCAATCGCTCCCGCGACAGCGCTGGCCGTGGTTCTGACCTTTCCCTCAAGCACCATCCGCTTGACGATATGTAAGCGGACATGGGGAGTTCCTTTCTCCATAGTTTTAACCTAAAAGCTAAATTATGCAAATAGGGTAAAAAGCTACCGCATGCAATGTCCTGGTCAAAGCGGGAAAGTAGGGAAATGCGGGTGATGAACTGGTTGGCCTGCAAGAGAATGCAACAAATAAAAAGCCCGGTGAACCGGGCTTCCATTTTTAGATAAAGGTGAAGATCTCGTCGCGCGGCAGGCGGGATTTAGGCAGCGCGGCGTTAAAATCCTGTTCGCTGCGCACGCCGAGCGATACCAGCACGACGCTGGTCAGCCCTTTCTCGCGCAGGCCCAGCGCCAGGTCGAGTTCACGCGCGTCAAATCCCTCCATCGGCGTGGCGTCGATGCCGAGCATCGCTGCGCTGAGCAGCAGGCCGCCGAGCGCCAGATAGACCTGTTTCTCCATCCACTGCGGCAGATCGCGCTGCTCATAGCGGTGAAGATCGACATAGGAGCGGCGACCCTTATCCTGACCCGCTTTCGCGCCGTCAGCCACAAAGCGACCATCCTTCTCCTCCTGCGCAAGCACCTTTTGCAGGTGGGCTTCATCGAGATCGCTGCGCATGCAGAGCGCAATCACGTGCGAGGCATCGGCAATTTTCGGTTTGTTATAGATGAAGTTGCTGGTGGCGGATTTCGCCATCGCCGCGCGTCCCTCCTCGCTTGAGGCGACAACAAAGTGCCACGGCTGCGAGTTAACGGAAGAGGGGCTGTTGTGCAGCACGTTGAGCAGGGTGTCGATCTTCTCCTGCGGCACGCGCTGAGCGGGGTCGAAGGCTTTGACGGTATGGCGGGAAATCACGGCTTCATCAAGGGTCATTTTTCTCTCCTGGCGAACATTCAAATAATGCGGGGCGCACCGTCCCGTAGAGTCGCCGAGGATAAACGCAACGCCAGCGAAGATAAATTGGTGAAAAACGGCAACACTTTCACTCACAAAGTGAAAATGCGGTTTGCCTGCGCCCGCTTTTCTGGCACAACAGAAGCGCTTGTTATTTGCCGTTCGGAGAGATGATGATTCGGCTGGAAGATGTCACGCTGTTTGTTCGCTCGGCGCTGCTGGGCAGTTTTTCTAACGCCGCGCGCGAAGCCGGGCTGCTTCCCGGCCAGGTCAGCGCAGCGGTGCACCGTCTGGAGCGCGATCTCGATAAGCGCCTGTTCGTGCGCTCGACCCGCAGCCTGCGCTTAACTGCCGAAGGCGAAAAGTACCTCCCCTTCGCCCAGGAGATGCTGGAGGTGGTGCGCGCCGGGGCTGAAAGCCTGCATAGCGGCGATAACGAACCGCAGGGCGAGCTGCGCATGGCGGTGCCATCCGATCTGGGGCGTAACGTGCTGCTGCCGATCATCACCCGTTTTTGTGCCCAGTATCCGAAGGTCTCTCTGCGCCTCTCCCTTTCCGATCAGCTTAGCGATGTGTTTCGCGATCCGGTGGATGTCGCTATCCGCTACGGCGTGCTGGATAACAGCAGCTATGTGGCGCTGCCGATTGCCGAAGATAACCGCCGGGTGCTTGCCGCCTCGCCCGCTTATCTGGCGCAGCACGGCAGGCCGCAAACCCTCGATGAGGTGGTTAACCATCACTGTCTGCTCTTCACCATGAACAACCAGGTGTATGACAAATGGAGCTTTCCGGAAAATGGCCTGCGTCGGCAGCTGATCGTCAAAAGCCGGATGTTATGCGACGACGCGGATGTCGCCCGCCGCTGGGCGGTAGAAGGGATGGGCATTGTCTATAAATCGTGGATCGATGTTAGCGCCGATGTACTGGCCGGGCGGCTGGAGATGTTGCTGCCGCAGCATCCCGGCGAGGCCGCGCCGCTTAACCTTATCTGCCCGCACCGCAAACAGTTCTCCCCGGCGATTCGCCACCTGCACGCGGTTTTGCGGGAAGCGTTAAGACCCATTACTGCACAGCTGCGCAGCCTGGCAGCGGAAAAAACGCACGGATAACCAAAAGCGATCGCCATTACGCGCCAGGCTTAAAGTTTGACCTTCACAGGAGGAAGTGGCGATGGCATTACGTTCATTAGGCACCACGGGGTTACAGATCCCGGCATTAGTTTTTGGCGGCAACGTATTCGGCTGGACCGTCGATGAGCAGCAGAGCTTCAGTTTGCTGGACGCGTTACTGGAAAAGGGCTTTACGGCGATCGATACCGCAGACGTTTACTCTGCATGGGCGCCGGGCAACAAGGGTGGCGAATCGGAAACCATTATTGGTAAGTGGCTGGCGGCGCACCCTGGTCATCGCGACAAGATCACCCTATTTACTAAAGTGGGCGCCGATATGGGCGAACCCGGCAAAAAAGGGCTTTCGGCACGCTGGATTGAGCAGGCGGTTGATGACTCACTCCGTCGCCTGCAAACGGACTATATCGACCTCTACTTCTCCCACTGGCCGGATAGCGAAACACCCTACGATGAAACGTTAGGCGCTTACGAAAAGTTGCTGAAAGCGGGGAAAATTCGCGCGATTGGCGCGTCCAACCTCGACGCCCAACAGTTGGCAGAATCGCTGAAAGTGGCAGATGAGAAAGGGTTGCCGCGCTACCAGGTACTGCAACCGGAATATAACCTCTACGATCGCGAGAGCTTCGAAGGCGCGTTGCAGGATTTAACGGTACGGGAAAATATTGGCGTGGTGACCTATTACAGCCTCGCTTCCGGCTTCCTGTCAGGCAAATATCGCAGCGAAAGCGATCTTAACCAGAGCCAGCGCGGGCAGGGCATCGCCAAATACCTGAATCCACGCGGCTTCGCCATTCTCGACGCGCTCGACAAGGTGGCGGCGAATCATAATGTGAAACCCGCCGAAGTAGCGCTCGCTTGGCTTGTTAACCAACCGGGCGTCACCGCGCCGATTGCCAGCGCAACCAAAACCGCACACGTCGAGAGCTTCGCTACCGCGGTGGCGCTGAACCTCTCCACCGACGAGATCGCCGCACTAAATAAAGCCGGCGCGTAAACCACTAAATGCCCGGTGGCGCGCTGCTTACCGGGCCTACGAACTTCTGCACTTCATAAAATAAGGTTTTATAATCGCGCCACCTTCACTGTCGGCTGAAATAAAGATTATGAAAGCTTACGCCCTGGTTTCCCTGCTCCTTCTGTTTAGCCATCACGCTTATTCCGCGCAAAAAAGCATTTCCCACTGCATCGAACAATATGGCGAAAACAATGATGAGTGCCTGGCGGATGTAAACGATACCTCTGAGGCTGCGCTGAATAAGGCTTATGAAGCGAAGCTG
This Kosakonia cowanii JCM 10956 = DSM 18146 DNA region includes the following protein-coding sequences:
- a CDS encoding LysR family transcriptional regulator, which codes for MIRLEDVTLFVRSALLGSFSNAAREAGLLPGQVSAAVHRLERDLDKRLFVRSTRSLRLTAEGEKYLPFAQEMLEVVRAGAESLHSGDNEPQGELRMAVPSDLGRNVLLPIITRFCAQYPKVSLRLSLSDQLSDVFRDPVDVAIRYGVLDNSSYVALPIAEDNRRVLAASPAYLAQHGRPQTLDEVVNHHCLLFTMNNQVYDKWSFPENGLRRQLIVKSRMLCDDADVARRWAVEGMGIVYKSWIDVSADVLAGRLEMLLPQHPGEAAPLNLICPHRKQFSPAIRHLHAVLREALRPITAQLRSLAAEKTHG
- a CDS encoding aldo/keto reductase, producing the protein MALRSLGTTGLQIPALVFGGNVFGWTVDEQQSFSLLDALLEKGFTAIDTADVYSAWAPGNKGGESETIIGKWLAAHPGHRDKITLFTKVGADMGEPGKKGLSARWIEQAVDDSLRRLQTDYIDLYFSHWPDSETPYDETLGAYEKLLKAGKIRAIGASNLDAQQLAESLKVADEKGLPRYQVLQPEYNLYDRESFEGALQDLTVRENIGVVTYYSLASGFLSGKYRSESDLNQSQRGQGIAKYLNPRGFAILDALDKVAANHNVKPAEVALAWLVNQPGVTAPIASATKTAHVESFATAVALNLSTDEIAALNKAGA
- a CDS encoding zinc-dependent alcohol dehydrogenase; amino-acid sequence: MRALTYHGSHKVSVDNHPDPIIQAADDIILRVTATAICGSDLHLYHGKIPGTHHGDIFGHEFMGEVVETGAGVHAVSKGDRVVIPFVIACGECFFCKLHQYSACSETNEGKGAALNRKGITPPAALFGYSDLYGGIPGGQAEYVRVPKANTGPFKVPDTLSDEKVLFLSDILPTAWQAVKNAEIKQGSSVAIYGAGPVGLLSAACARLEGAEQIFMIDDSDYRLAFARDRYGVIPINFDKNDDPAAWIIENTPGHRGVDAVIDAVGFEAKGSTTETVLSTLKIEGSSGKVLRQAIAAVRRGGIVSVPGVYAGFIHAFMFGDAFDKGLTFKMGQTHVHSFLPDLLPLIESGHLKPEEIVTHHMPLEEAARGYEIFDKHAEDCRKVILVPGLNAAKATI
- the opp4C gene encoding oligopeptide ABC transporter permease, whose amino-acid sequence is MLGSLFSTNRRLRKAEIPALAQATPSPWRQAWRALRHNRLAMLCLLALIVMAVWCVVGPIWSPWKNDATDALMINKPPGAAHWLGTDFLGRDVYTRLLLAGRISLIIGLLTMLLSVALGYLLGALSGYAGGWTDKVIMRLADLVMTIPSLPLLIVAGAMLSELDFPAESRIYMVVVMLSLLEWPKLARLVRGQILSLRERDFMLATQVLGLSSRRRLFGHLLPNTVPILVVMATMAVANAILMESALSYLGMGVVPPTPSWGNMMDAANSLIDFQRRPWLWMPPGIAIFITVIAINVLGDGLRDALDPKMKRSLK
- a CDS encoding type II TA system antitoxin MqsA family protein produces the protein MKCPVCGAAGLKYDTRNIEYRYKGKVTTLTAIAGDYCDACGEIIFDRLNGELYSKQVAAFVRKVNAEEVDPQFIATIRKRFNLDQRQAAEMFGGGANAFSRYETGRVAPPRPLVLLFKALDKHPELFEELKHA
- a CDS encoding type II toxin-antitoxin system MqsR family toxin; its protein translation is MEKGTPHVRLHIVKRMVLEGKVRTTASAVAGAIELGFNPPPFDEMCAVIQALTSEDFFKSMTAYVDHTVWHDVYRPVWKRQKLYLKLIVSDDVLIVSFKER
- a CDS encoding ABC transporter ATP-binding protein; translated protein: MSAEYVIEVNDLKKYFPLRDGLFGQQTGEVRAVDGVSFNIRPGTIFGLVGESGSGKTTVGRTLLGLYDKTAGSVKYRGQELGDLPAKALRALRPKIQLVFQDPYSSLNPRIRIGDAIGEAMLEHKLCTRAELYDKVIAVMKICGLAPQHYNRFPHEFSGGQRQRIGIARALILNPDFIIADEPISALDVSIQAQIINLFADLRDDFGVTFLFISHDLGVVEHLCDDVAVMYLGQLVETASRDTLFNQPLHPYTRALLAAVPTLDPLREPVAAVQGEIPDPSRPPPGCRFSSRCPHATEICREQAPALREVASGHHVACHWVDKM
- a CDS encoding oxygen-insensitive NAD(P)H-dependent nitroreductase NfsB translates to MTLDEAVISRHTVKAFDPAQRVPQEKIDTLLNVLHNSPSSVNSQPWHFVVASSEEGRAAMAKSATSNFIYNKPKIADASHVIALCMRSDLDEAHLQKVLAQEEKDGRFVADGAKAGQDKGRRSYVDLHRYEQRDLPQWMEKQVYLALGGLLLSAAMLGIDATPMEGFDARELDLALGLREKGLTSVVLVSLGVRSEQDFNAALPKSRLPRDEIFTFI
- a CDS encoding ABC transporter ATP-binding protein, encoding MSEPLVTFNQLSVSFAAEQGRVRAVQEVSFAIKAGQTIGVVGESGCGKSVTAMSLMGLLPPQAARIDGGEIRFQGEDLLRLKPSKMADLRGNQLAMIFQEPMTALNPVLTIGEQLCEPLIRHRGLSAKAAWQRATQLIAEVGLARAESLMSSYPHQLSGGMLQRIMIAMALSCQPKLLIADEPTTALDVTVQAQILRLLRDQAQAHHMALMLITHDLGVIAQMAEHVVVMYAGRIVEQGPTADVLRHPLHPYTKGLIASRPVPGERRRRLYSIPGQVPDLAELPPWCAFYDRCERATDACRRGIPPLMGDETRQAACIHSALTEPQA